A window of Mangifera indica cultivar Alphonso chromosome 11, CATAS_Mindica_2.1, whole genome shotgun sequence contains these coding sequences:
- the LOC123229180 gene encoding uncharacterized protein LOC123229180: MGSFHCNNVEAEKAEAMRRYNRHIKLKSFLFLVEIVVALALLSWSSYTYIPVAAEMAKGFLCQPVVLFGRSLFVLMIVNVLILLIFVSSQTPAKSDFYDEYVNINSNISRRSIPAAEQSPDPKETTVYDKQIVCVDNAVNSPVEKNILLNPTATLPESELEEKHVISPVRCSTVDTVSESKKYTRSRSERLEQENRRELRRSKTAVKRDIAGDKNEPARRSSAIDDLSSEDFKLAIETFIASQKKTLIRENTLDLKLERNQCLAITMSAAVN; encoded by the coding sequence ATGGGTTCTTTTCATTGTAACAACGTTGAAGCTGAGAAAGCAGAAGCCATGAGAAGGTACAATCGCCACATAAAGTTGAAaagttttcttttccttgtagAAATTGTCGTGGCTTTGGCTTTGCTTTCATGGTCTTCTTATACTTACATCCCCGTCGCTGCTGAAATGGCCAAAGGATTTCTCTGCCAACCCGTCGTTCTTTTCGGCCGGTCTTTGTTCGTTTTAATGATTGTCAACGTTCTCATTCTACTTATCTTTGTTTCCTCCCAAACGCCGGCAAAATCAGATTTTTACGACGAGTATGTCAACATCAACAGCAACATCTCTCGCCGGAGTATTCCCGCGGCCGAACAATCTCCAGACCCGAAGGAAACAACTGTATATGACAAACAAATTGTTTGTGTGGATAATGCGGTAAATTCTCCAGTCGAGAAAAATATTCTTCTCAATCCTACTGCCACGTTACCGGAGTCTGAACTGGAGGAAAAGCACGTGATTTCTCCGGTTCGATGCAGCACCGTCGACACGGTGAGTGAGTCGAAGAAGTACACAAGGAGTCGGTCGGAGCGTTTGGAACAGGAGAATCGAAGGGAGCTGCGGCGATCAAAGACAGCGGTGAAGCGGGATATAGCAGGGGATAAAAATGAACCGGCGAGGAGGTCGAGCGCCATAGATGACTTGAGCAGTGAAGATTTCAAGCTTGCAATAGAGACTTTTATTGCTTCACAGAAGAAAACTTTAATCCGAGAGAACACTCTTGATCTCAAGCTAGAAAGAAATCAGTGTCTCGCCATTACTATGAGCGCTGCTGTCAACTGA